The Gemella massiliensis DNA segment ATGATGCCCATGTTCTAACATTAACAAAAGAAATGTCAGATATGTTTGAAGAAACTGTAAAACTGGGAGCAGATCCGAAATTGGCATCAAATTATTTAATGGTTGATGTAAATGCGTACTTAAATAAGGTTCAAAAGGAATTAAAAGAAACATCTCTAACAGCCGAAGGGTTAGCCGGAATGATTAATTTGATTACGGATGGCACAATTTCAAGTAAGATAGCTAAAAAAGTATTTGCTGAATTAATTGAACACGGTGGTGATGCAAAACAAATTGTTAAAGAAAAAGGTTTGGTTCAAGTATCAGATACCGGTAAACTTATGGCTTGGGTAAATGAAGCGTTGGATAATAATCCGCAATCAATTGAAGATTACAAAAACGGTCGTGATCGTGCAATAGGTTTCTTAGTAGGACAAATTATGAAAGCATCAAAAGGACAGGCAAATCCGCAAATGATTAATAAAATGCTTTTAGAAGAAATAACGAAGAGATAAAAAGTATAAAAACTGGTACTGTTATAGAATGGTTGTATAATAAATACGGGGCATGGGAAAAATCCATACCTCGTATTGTTCTTTAATATACAAAAAGACAAATATCCAATATAATTAAAGTGCAAAAAAAAATAAACTATGAAAGGATATCTGTCATGAATAATTTTAACACAAAAACAAAAGAAATAAAAGAGGGAGAATTCATTAAAAACCTACTACAAATAAAAGATAAAAATATAACTATTGAGAAAACACATAACGAAACTATAAAAAATAATCAAAAGTACTTTGTATTCAAAGGTACCTTAACATATAAACCCAAGAAGTGTGAATGCTGTGGTTGTCTTAATAAAGGTTATACTGTAGTTAAAAACGGCTTTAATGAACTTACTAGAATTAATCTATTAAAAATATCAGGTATCCCTGCTTATTTGGAACTAAGAAAGCAACGTTTCAAGTGTAAAACTTGTAATAAAAAATTTGTAGCTACTACTTCTTTTGTAGATAAATACTGTAGTATTTCTAAAAATGTTAAGTTTTCTATAATGAGTGATTTAGCTGATACTTTATCTTTTAAACAAATAGCCAAAATGAATAATGTATCGGTTAATACTGTTATAAGAACTCTTTATAAATGTAAATCCCATGTAGACATTCTTAACTATAATACCTTACCTGAGTATTTATGCTTTGATGAGTTAAAGTTTACTAAAGATAGTAAAAATGGTATGAGTTTTATTTTTTTAGATGCTTTAACTCATGAGATTATTGATATAGTTGATGGTAGAACTGAGTATATTTTAAATAATTATTTTTCCAGATTTTCTAAAGAGGCTAGAAGTAATGTTAAGGCTATTTGTATTGATATTTATACTCCTTATATGAAGTTGATTAGAAATAAGTTTCCTAATGCTGAAATTGTTATAGATAGGTTTCATATTATTCAAAATGTTAATAGAGAACTTTATTCAAAATGTTAATAGAGAACTTAATAGAACTAGAGTTAAGCTAATGAATATTTACAAAAAACAAAAAGGTATTAATTATACTCTTTTAAAAAATAATTGGAAGTTAATATTAGAAGATGAAAGTAATGTTACTCATGGTAGGTTTTTCTTTAATAGGAGTTTTAGGAGTTTAGTTACTAGACGTGATATTTTAGATTATTTATTAGGATTAGATTGTATATTTAAGGCTAGCTATGAGAGAGTTCAGGATATTAGATATGCAATAAGGTATAGAAATGAGTTGGAGTTTAAAGAATTAATTGAAAAATCTACTATCGATTTATCTGATGGTGTTAGTAAGGCTATTAATACTATGAGAAAACATAAAGAGTATATGCTTAATAGTGTTAGGTATTCTATTTCTAATGGTTCTTTGGAGGGTATTAATAATAAGATAAAGGTTTTAAAGAGAGTTTCTTATGGTTATAATAGCTTTTATAACTTTAGATTACGCATTTTAGTTGTTTCTAGGTTATTTGTTTCTGAGTATAAAAATAATATTTCTTTTAAGGGCGTTTTGAAAAATGCCAAGCAACACTGCATTGCTTAGCATTTTATCCTTATNTAGAATTAAGTATCAGTTTTTATTATGTAGGATAAAGTTGTTAAAAATTAAAGAGTAATCGCTTTCTAAAATTAATTTTTAGCAGTATAATATAGATATAATTATTTTAAAGAGGTGAGATTATGAATGCTACTATAGAATTATTAAAAAATCACAGAACGCATAGGCATTTTATTAAAGGAAAACATATTCCGATAGAAGAACTTACGGCAATTGTAGATAGCGCTCGTCAAGCACCGAGTTGGATGAATGGACAACATTATAGCATTGTTGTTGTGGACGATGAAAAAATAAAAACTGAAATTGCTGAAGTTAGTGGTGTTAATAAAAATCATATATACAATAGTGGAGCATTTTTGATTTTTTATGCTGATTTTAATAATATTAAATTAGCGTGTGAATTAGAAGGAGTTAATTTTAATATAGAAAATAGTTATGAGGCATTAATTACAGCAACGACAGATGCGGCGTTAGCAATGCAAAATGCAGTTATTTCAGCTGAATCTTTAGGATATGGTACTGTCTGCTGTGGTGGCATACGTTTTGTTAGTAAAAAAATATCAAAAATACTTAATGTTCCGGAAAACTCATTTATGGTATGCGGATTAAGTATTGGTGTTGTAGATACAAAACTTAATGTAGAAAAAATTAAACCTCGTTTGCCAAAAGATGCAAATGTAGGATATAACGCATTTCCTACATCAAATAAAGAATTAATTGGTGAATATGTAAATACAATGATAAAATTTGCTGAAGCACGTGAAACTAAAACTTGGACAAAAAAATTTGCAGATTTTTACGGAGCAAAACCGTTAGAGATGGTGACGCAAGAAGTTTTGAAAGAACAAAAATTTATTAAATAATAAAATATAATAGACTACATAATTGATATGTACCCCTTTTACTGGACAAAGCAGTGAAAGGGGTATTATTATGCGTTATAGTTATGAATTTAAAATAATTTTTGGCAGCTGTTACCAAAAAATTACAGTTTTATTAAGTTTATAATACTTTATGTACATTTGTAAATGATGTGAGACAAAAAAGTAAAAAATAAATACTGGATATAATAGAATTACATAGAAGCTAGCTTCTATGTAAACCGTATGAAGCCCCCGACGTAAATTACATTATTTGATTAGATTTGCCAGCTTTAATTCCTTAGAGAACATTTCAGATTTCTAAAACTTATTTGTCAAGGATTTGAAAAAGGCGTAGCCCTTGTCCTTGACAAATAAGTTGTGAAATCTATTATCTAACAAGGAATTAAAGCCGGCATATTTTTATAGACTCTTTCCGNAGTTTTATTAAGTTTATAATACTTTATGTACATTTGTAAATGATGTGAGACAAAAAAAGTAAAAAATAAATACCGGATATAATAGAATTACATAGAAGCTAGCTTCTATGTAAACCGTATGAAGCCCCCGACGTAAATTACATTATTTGATTAGATTTGCCAGCTTTAATTCCTTAGAGAACATTTCAGATTTCTAAAACTTATTTGTCAAGGATTTGAAAAAGGCGTAGCCCTTGTCCTTGACAAATAAGTTGTGAAATCTATTATCTAACAAGGAATTAAAGCCGGCATATTTTTATAGACTCTTTCCGTAACTCTTTTCTTTTTTCAACAGGAGAAAGCCAATTTAAAGTCTGCATAGGAAGACGGTTAGAGCGATATAGATACTTTTTCATCTGAGATATAAGATCATCATACGAAAAGAAAGATAAATGCCTGTAAAAACGTTCATTATCATTTCTATGACTACGTTCAACCTTACCGTTATGTCTAGGAGTTCTAGGTCTAATAAGTTGATGTTTAATGCCAAGATTATTACACAATACATCAAAAGGGTGTATTCGTTTAGTATCTTTAAAATGCGTAAATTCAAAACCATTATCAGTTTGAATTATCTTGGGTTTATACCCAAAATAATCAATAGCCATTTTAACAAATTGAACAGTAGAGTATGATGATTGTTCTTTAAAAGGGAAAATAAATCTTTCCCTAGTAGCTTCATCAATGATAGTATATTGATAAAATTTATCAGGAATTTCTCCTACATAACAACGTTTAGGAACATATTTCACATCAAGTTGCCATTTTTTACCAATTTCAGTAGGTGTNNNNNNNNNNNNNNNNNNNNNNNNNNNNNNNNNNNNNNNNNNNNNNNNNNNNNNNNNNNNNNNNNNNNNNNNNNNNNNNNNNNNNNNNNNNNNNNNNNNNNNNNNNNNNNNNNNNNNNNNNNNNNNNNNNNNNNNNNNNNNNNNNNNNNNNNNNNNNNNNNNNNNNNNNNNNNNNNNNNNNNNNNNNNNNNNNNNNTGTACATTTGTAAATGATGTGAGACAAAAAAAGTAAAAAATAAATACCGGATATAATAGAATTACATAGAAGCTAGCTTCTATGTAAACCGTATGAAGCCCCCGACGTAAATTACATTATTTGATTAGATTTGCCAGCTTTAATTCCTTAGAGAACATTTCAGATTTCTAAAACTTATTTGTCAAGGATTTGAAAAAGGCGTAGCCCTTGTCCTTGACAAATAAGTTGTGAAATCTATTATCTAACAAGGAATTAAAGCCGGCATATTTTTATAGACTCTTTCCGTAGCTCTTTTCTTTTTTCAACAGGAGAAAGCCAATTTAAAGTCTGCATAGGAAGACGGTTAGAGCGATATAGATACTTTTTCATCTGAGATATAAGATCATCATACGAAAAGAAAGATAAATGCCTGTAAAAACGTTCATTATCATTTCTATGACTACGTTCAACCTTACCGTTATGTCTAGGAGTTCTAGGTCTAATAAGTTGATGTTTAATGCCAAGATTATTACACAATACATCAAAAGGGTGTATTCGTTTAGTATCTTTAAAATGCGTAAATTCAAAACCATTATCAGTTTGAATTATCTTGGGTTTATACCCAAAATAATCAATAGCCATTTTAACAAATTGAACAGTAGAATATGATGATTGTTCTTTAAAAGGGAAAATAAATCTTTCCCTAGTAGCTTCATCAATAATAGTATATTGATAAAATTTATCAGGAATTTCTCCTACATAACAACGTTTAGGAACATATTTCACATCAAGTTGCCATTTTTTACCAATTTCAGTAGGTGTGTCATAAGGTTTAGGTTTATAAGGAATTACTTTTTTCTTAGTATCTTTATAAAAGCCTAATTTTCTAAGCACTCTAAATAAAGAACAAGGATGTCTTTTATAACCTTTGTTGAATTTAAGTTTAGCATATAATTCAATCATAGAAATATTAGGATTACGTTTAATAAGATTTTTAATCCAAGACAATTCTTCAACTGTATGGGCGTTAGGGTGAATGGAATGAGGTCTATGAGACTTATCTATAAGAGACTCTTTAGTACCGTCATATTTTTTATTCCAACGCAAAAGAGAGGCTTTTGATATTTTATAGCGCCTACAAACAAAACGAATAGAGTTACCATTTCTATAAGTTTTAACTGCAGCTATTCTTGTTTGTAAAGTATGAGGTATATATCGTTGTGTTTTTTCTATATTTTCTGTTATAATAGTTTTCATAAGACTAAATTCCTTTTTTTGATTTGTAGGTAACTTCATTATACAGGATTTACTCTTCTTTTTTTTATTATATGTCTCACATCTATTGTAACACTACATTTTATTAAGTTTATAATACTTTAATAATGTACTTACAGTTTTAAATATGTTATAATAGCTAGGTTATATAAAAATAGGATTATGTAAAGAATGATAAAGGAGAATTAAATGACAACATTTGAAGAATTGGGAGTCAGTAAAGCAACAGTTAACTCATTAACAAATATGAATTTTACAACTCCTACAGGTATTCAAAAAGAAACCATTCCTTATGTTTTTTCAGGAATTGATGTACTTGCCCAAGCACAAACCGGTTCAGGTAAAACAGGAGCTTTCGGAATACCTATAGTGGATATTGTGAGAAAAACGGACGAATTGCAATCTTTAATATTGGCACCAACAAGAGAACTTGCTCAACAGGTGGGAGAGCAACTTAGATTTATGTCAAAAGACAAAGGGTTGAAAGTTAGTATAATTTTTGGTGGAACCAGTATTGAAAGACAAATACAAGAACTTAAACGACGACCGCAAATAGTTGTAGGAACGCCCGGTAGAATAATAGATCATATTAACAGAAGAACATTAAAATTAGAAAAGCTTAATCATTTAGTTTTAGATGAAGCAGATGAAATGCTTAATATGGGATTTATTGATGATGTGAGATATATTTTGTCAAAGATAACAACAAAACATCAAACGTTGTTATTTTCAGCAACAATGCCTAAAACAATAATGGAATTGTCCAAAGATTTTATGACAGAGTATAAGTTAATAAAAACTATGAGTGATGAAGACTTAAATCCTGATATTACAGAATTTGCAACAATTGCAAGAGAAAACGAAAAACTGGATGCATTGATAGGTTTTT contains these protein-coding regions:
- a CDS encoding ISL3 family transposase is translated as MNNFNTKTKEIKEGEFIKNLLQIKDKNITIEKTHNETIKNNQKYFVFKGTLTYKPKKCECCGCLNKGYTVVKNGFNELTRINLLKISGIPAYLELRKQRFKCKTCNKKFVATTSFVDKYCSISKNVKFSIMSDLADTLSFKQIAKMNNVSVNTVIRTLYKCKSHVDILNYNTLPEYLCFDELKFTKDSKNGMSFIFLDALTHEIIDIVDGRTEYILNNYFSRFSKEARSNVKAICIDIYTPYMKLIRNKFPNAEIVIDRFHIIQNVNRELYSKC
- a CDS encoding DDE-type integrase/transposase/recombinase, which translates into the protein TPTEIGKKWQLDVKYVPKRCYVGEIPDKFYQYTIIDEATRERFIFPFKEQSSYSTVQFVKMAIDYFGYKPKIIQTDNGFEFTHFKDTKRIHPFDVLCNNLGIKHQLIRPRTPRHNGKVERSHRNDNERFYRHLSFFSYDDLISQMKKYLYRSNRLPMQTLNWLSPVEKRKELRKESIKICRL
- a CDS encoding transposase, coding for MLIENFIQNVNRELNRTRVKLMNIYKKQKGINYTLLKNNWKLILEDESNVTHGRFFFNRSFRSLVTRRDILDYLLGLDCIFKASYERVQDIRYAIRYRNELEFKELIEKSTIDLSDGVSKAINTMRKHKEYMLNSVRYSISNGSLEGINNKIKVLKRVSYGYNSFYNFRLRILVVSRLFVSEYKNNISFKGVLKNAKQHCIA
- a CDS encoding DDE-type integrase/transposase/recombinase — translated: MKTIITENIEKTQRYIPHTLQTRIAAVKTYRNGNSIRFVCRRYKISKASLLRWNKKYDGTKESLIDKSHRPHSIHPNAHTVEELSWIKNLIKRNPNISMIELYAKLKFNKGYKRHPCSLFRVLRKLGFYKDTKKKVIPYKPKPYDTPTEIGKKWQLDVKYVPKRCYVGEIPDKFYQYTIIDEATRERFIFPFKEQSSYSTVQFVKMAIDYFGYKPKIIQTDNGFEFTHFKDTKRIHPFDVLCNNLGIKHQLIRPRTPRHNGKVERSHRNDNERFYRHLSFFSYDDLISQMKKYLYRSNRLPMQTLNWLSPVEKRKELRKESIKICRL
- a CDS encoding nitroreductase family protein → MNATIELLKNHRTHRHFIKGKHIPIEELTAIVDSARQAPSWMNGQHYSIVVVDDEKIKTEIAEVSGVNKNHIYNSGAFLIFYADFNNIKLACELEGVNFNIENSYEALITATTDAALAMQNAVISAESLGYGTVCCGGIRFVSKKISKILNVPENSFMVCGLSIGVVDTKLNVEKIKPRLPKDANVGYNAFPTSNKELIGEYVNTMIKFAEARETKTWTKKFADFYGAKPLEMVTQEVLKEQKFIK